The window GTACCGCCCAGGCTACCGGAGCCCCGTGAAGAGAGGTGTGTCGATGCCGATCATGGGCGGAGAAGATAAGTACAAGACATCGTCGCTCATCTCTGCAGATTGCAAGTACTGCATTTTCTCCATGCCCGATTCCCAGACCGCCACGATCAAGTCGATAGTGTTGGACCCTTCTATGGCGATGATTGATTGCACTAGCAAGATCAGTCCAGGACATGGACTTGTCTGTCGTCGCTAGATATGTTTTTTACACTATATTTGGTACGATGGAATGGAATGAGTGTGAAATAGAATAAAGGAAGGAGATATTCTTGTGTTTGATTGTTATGAATGGGGGGGATATAAAAGTATTGGTGATTCCCTTTTCTTGGATTTGGAGGACTTTGGAATGGAAAGGAAAGGAATAGTCTTGGCTTGTGTCTAAAATGTCctcaaaatataaaatgtttgaggaaaaatcaaaagctgCCTTGGAAATAATTGCATGCAATCATTTTTTATAGGTAAAATGCCATGCAACATGTCTGAGATTTTACTTTGTGACAAAAAACTACCTCTAGTTTCAAAGTTACAAGTATCATCCTCCAACCctattccatctctctctcggGCCAGTCTTGCTGGAACCTGGGTCCCCATGGATCGGGTCCTTACAAGGAATTTCTCTATATCGTGCACGGATACATTCCGCCATTCCGGCAGATGGCCAAAAAATCTTGATCTAAGTAATAGAACAGGCGACGAACATAACAAATTTGGCCATCTAACGTAAAAATCTAACGATTCTAATCGAAACCAATGAATAGCAGAGTCTTCGGAATCAAGGGAACCATCAGGATATGCCTTATCTCTTTCTTCGCCCCCCGGTACTGCATTTCTCTGTGAGACTTCCTCTAGAGGTGGAAGGCATTCTTGGGCTTCTTTATTCCAAATATGCGAGCTCACTCCATCTTAAACCATATGCCTTACCAGGTCTCACGAGTTCTCATACTTGTCAATCATCCCGTgttttcatcatcaattccttggggagagagagataacaAATTGTAAGTTGCTCGAATGGGAGCCCTGAATTTGACTATCCAGGTTCGGAATGTTCCTCCGGCCATGACTGCCGCAGATTTGGCGACATATTTCTCGTTCTGTGGGACTGTGGATAAGATCCAGCTCCAGAGGCAAGGAAGAAACTTCACATTATAGActactttttcaagtttttgctTAGAATAGATCTTATACCCTTTAGGATGATGCCAATGGTTCGATTAATTAGTTATGATGACGGCACAGGAACAAAGACAAGCCCCAATCGGCACAGGTGACGTTCAGGCAGCCATTCGCGTTCCGGACTGCTCTTCTTCTCGATGTAAGGGAGTAAATGAGTTAAGGGTTTGATTCAGCTTACATGCTGTCATGCATTAGAGGTCTGTTTTTCTGTGTTGCTTATTTAAATGAATGAGATGGCATTGAACTTCTCTATCGTTTAAAATCTCTCTGGCTTTACAGCTGCTGAGACTGCACAGTACTGGTGAATCACCTGTTTCATTTGATGTTTTCTTCAGCTTCGTTCGGAGTCTGTTGGTGTTCTTTGTCTCTGATTATGATGAGAGGTTGCCTTATTTGATGGTAGTGAATCTCAAGCAATTTGATTAGATGAATGCTTCCAAGCGACGGATTATTATAGCTCTGGAATGTTTTACCATGCTAAATTATATACTCCTTAATTGCTCTAAAGCAGCCTTTCTTATCTGTAGAATGCTACCGTTGATGAGCAACCAATTCGAGTGTCGCCGTGGGAAGGTGACatcaaggtctctctctctctgtctctgtctcgcCCGCTCTCTCGTGTGGCATCATGTACATCTTCCGCATACAAGCATTTCTAAGCTTTATCCGTTCCTGTCAGCGCTCTCTTCAATGATTTTAATCAGTATTTCGTTTCTGGTTAATCCTTGTTTGAACCCACAAATTGACGTTCATAAAGATCGCCCTCAGCTTTTTCCATGAATCTGGATCAAGGCTACGGATCAGTCAATCTTTCTTGTCTTGACTGTCTCGTCAATAATTCACAGTTGAATCTCTTGTTGCCTGGCTTTACAAACTACAATAGATCAATCTAGTCGACTTGAAGAACATCTAGGAAAATGTAAGGTTAATAATTAGGCTCAGAAATACCCGAGAACTCTCATTGAATCGGACCGCAATGTTCCTCCAGGTGGAGGCAATTAATACTACGTTGCATTCGAGATGAATTCCTGCAATGGTTTTTCGAACTGGTGACTCACTTTGCATATTGATCACTTTTCAGTTGCACTTCCCGAATCGTCCTTAAAATTCCATTGCTTTGCAGGATGATCAGGAAGAAACTTGGCATGATCCGGCTGCCCTTCATCCCGATGAAGCCGTGACGCCAGGAGGCACCACCAACATATGGGACAGGACTAGGGACATGTTGGAGGAGAAGTACAATCTGTCCGAGAGAGGCCAAGAGCTGGTCGACCAGGCATGCTCGGCGATTCACACCGCGGAAAATGCAGCAGAAAGCTTCCTATCTTTGCTGGAGGACCATCCCTACGTCGCCACCGGTCTGATGTTCGTATCTGGGGCGCTTTATGAGGCTGCAAAGTACGCAGCTCAAGTGGCGGCTACGACAAAGAGATTGATCTCCTCTATAACTCCAGGACTCAAAGATTTACAGGCATGACATAATACTAGAATATAATCCTTCAGTAAATTGCTGAAACATCTGATAAATGATGAATGTAAACTTCTCTGATTCGACATAAAATTTAAGATCGAGTATTGATTTAGAAAGTGTCTAGTTTCTAGCGGATCATGGTTACACTGCATTCGAACTGAACTAGATTTATTCGCCCAGCATAACTTGCTATGGCGATACTTTTCTTATCCAATGTGTGGCCTCCTCTACTTTTGCCCTCCTCTGATGTTCTATAAGATTAGATAAGACGAGAGTTATATTTGATTCGAGCTTTTTACCGCGGCGATCACTTTACACCATTATCTGATTGAATATAAACCTTAGTTCGTGCACAAATCACACATTTATTGCAAAATCCTTTAACAACCTAACTCAATTCACATGGATTAAGCTTTCGAAAGAAGTGTTCGAACAATTATATAATGGCATAAGAATCTTGGGATGAGAGTGAATTTATGAAACGTACGCAACAGGAATGGCCAAACCCAGCAATGGAGAGATTGAGACATCCAATGGAATCCAGGTGGATCTGATTAAGACACAGCTAATGACTGGGCAATgttcaaatttaatttctcattttctttttctttttttcttcagttACTTCCTTTTCAGAAAAGGACGCGccatagaaaggaaaaaacttgactttttaaaatgtaattaaaaCTCCATCCGAGGTGCAATAATACCAAATAATAAAAGGAATATGTTTTTGTCTGTTATTTTTTCCCCGTTTTAAGTACAGTTCCGATCACGCGCTCGCGCTCTCtgtgtctccctctctcttctcggACTCGGTCTGTCCACGGTCTCACCCtgtaagtctctctctctctctctctctctatccagTCTTGCAATCGTTCTCGCTTTTCAATTCCGAAGCTTGATGTCGTCTTCGTGAACCGAGCGACTCGAGTTTGTGAGCAGATTTGTCGAGTGTTTACTGTGTTGGGTGGAGTGTGGTTCGCCTCGAGAGCTGGGAATGGCGACGGGAATTTCATGGGTTGTTCGTCTTTTGGCGGAGGAAACCGACCCGAGAGTTGCGTCGGTGAAATTGGGTTCTGCCCAAAACATGGGTAGGATTAGTCCGATTGGAGCTGGTGTCTGAACCTTCCGTCTCTTCGGATCTCAGTCAACGGTTGAATCTTGCTTCAATTTCTatatctctcttctctctctctctctctctctctgtgaacaAACGATAAAGCTTGAAAATTGGATAGAGGTCAAATGTTCTGGACTCGGGTTATTTTCTGAACGCAATCTCCGAGGCTCCGCTGTTGATTTTTCTCGGTTTGAATTCCGAAATGGCCCTtagtcctctctcttctctgtttCAACGGCTGTATAATTGAAGTGTTACTGATATGCAATGTAGTCGGTTTTGGAAGGACCAATTATCGAAAACTTAGTGCAAGCTTGCGCTCTGATCTTCAATTGTTATAATCACGTGTCACGGGCTGGCAGTTCCTTGACCACAGAACAACCTGTGAGGCGTCTTGTGAGCGGAATTCATCAGTCCAATCTATGGGCCTGTGACACATGCAGCTAAGATAATTCAACCTTATTTGAGGGTTTGATTTGTTTAACAGACCAAGAAAATGAATTTGTCACAGGATTTCATTACACATTCACAGGATTTCATTACACATTCACACTCCAGTGATTCGAGCATGCCCCTTAAAATGCCTGTTCTTTAAGATCCAAGAAATTGAGATGCTTCAAAATTGTATCTTTGTGATGTGGCACATATCTTTTTTCTGCTCGCTGCATTTTCCATTGTCAActattgatttgttttctttgtgCCTTGTTATTGACGTTGAAGTCCGACAAATCGTGAATTTGCTACCCTCACACCTGGTGTGGAAATTGTATCCCTCAAAGTGTTTTGTTTCCAGCAACCAATTTTGGAAGTGTATAACTTGCGTTTTAGGTCTGTTTGATGTCACTGTAGATGAGATCTATGAAAAAAAGTGTCACTGTAGTTATGTCACAGTTTAAGCACAACTTGACTGTTAGTTCTGTGGAATCATgcagcaaattttttttttttttcggtttttgaaaagtttgggcGGATTggacttaaatttttttgtcatttctattAGGAAACTGCCCTCTAACTTGCAAAGTCTTGCAGGGTTTGAGTCTCAACTTGTTAAGGCAAAAGCCAGATAGAgctgaagaaaatggaagccACGCAGAGTCCTCACCCTTATATCCCCAGAGATCTAGAACTCCCTGGTTATGTGCCAGTTTTACTTTCCCAATCAACTATCCTTGGTGTCTACGGCACTGCTTCGGTGCTTGTTATTGCCTTCATTTGGTTTGTATCTGGTATGCTTATTCCTCTTCTAGATAAGTATTCTACCTGAATGTTGCTTGAGCTCACAATATTGATGCACCTACAATAAGGTGAAGTTAAGAAataggaagaagagaaattaggatttgcTTCACTGAGATCCTTCTTCCTCTGTGCTTCATGAGAAACCACAATGCCTAGTCTATGTATTTGTCTGAAGCCCGTGTTCCTCATTAATTGAACTGTTTGGTTAGCAGTTCATTGTTTACTCTCTTGAAGAAATTTGGTCACTGAAGCAGCCTGTTCTATTTTCTTATTCCCCTCAAATtctgtttatttcttcttatgacaaTTAAAACTGACATATTTATCAGAAATGTGCTGCCCTGCAGATAAACTAAATTAGCTGGTCTCAAGGCCTTGCATGTCTGTGTGCTAGACACAGAGTGAATCTCGTTGTAAATTTGTGTCTGTGCTAGACAGAGTTTTGCATTTGCATTACTGGCAGTTCAAGTTTACCATTGCATAGGTGCACAATGTCTCTTCTAGTTCGCCCCTCTTCCTCATTTGTTTGTGAAAAGCTGAAAACATTTCATCATTTGATATTTCCATTTGTTGCAGGGTCACCCAAAAGACCAACTATCGATAGAATTCTCATGTGCTGGTGGGCATTCACAGGCCTTACTCACATGATTCTTGAGGGTTATTTTGTTTTCTCACCAgaatttttcaaggataaatctgCCTTTTACCTGTCTGAAGTTTGTAAGTGATTCTCTGCCACtctcgttttctttttattttagcatttttgtttcctttgttGGTTGGCTTGTCAAGCTTTTGGTGGAAAGCAGCTGAAAATATACAATGGACAGGGAAAGAATATAGCAAAGGTGACTCGAGATACGTAGGAAGGGATTCAGTGGTTGTCTCTGTTGAAGGACTAACTGCTGTTTTAGAGGGTCCAGCATGCCTCCTTGCAGTGTGAGAATTTTTCACTTGATTGAAAATTGATTCTGCGATATTCAACCATGCTAGAGTAGTTGTGGTTCCCATACGTTGCCTAAAATCTCTGTATACCGATGCCTTGCAGTTATGCCATTGCAAAAGCAAAGTCGTACAGCTACATTCTCCAGTTCGCGATATCCCTGGGTCAGCTCTATGGAACTGCTGTGTATTTCATAACAGCTTTGCTGGAAGGTGATAACTTCGCTGCTAGCCTGTTGTATTACTATGCCTACTATGTTGTCATGAACTCCTTCTGGATCGTGATACCCATGGCCATATCCATTAGATGCTGGAAGAAAACATGCGCGGCGTTCAATAACCAGGGccagaaaaaagtaaaaagccGCTGAGGCATATATTACTGCGTGTTACAAGATTAATGTAACATTTATCTGTGGATTTTGTCCTGCTTGATTGCTTATTCAAACATTGCCATTGACTGATCAATAGCAATCACCGGCATTTTTTGCGTTTCTCAACTTTTGGAAGGCAGCGTTAGCTGAATCTTTGAGCTAAAGCTTTTCCAAGTGACCATTGGGTTATTTGATTGATGACTTTGAATATGCATTTTGATGTGGAATAGTTCGATTTGTTTGAAGCTTTTGTCTCCCGTTATTTCCTTTTGCTAAGATGATGGAACTCATGAATAGAAAAGAGACGATGGAGTCAAGCTAGATATGGTAGTACAATGAGAACTACCTCTAACCTTCCTAAACAAGGAAGATTTGGGTTCTCTTTGATTTCAAGCTGTTCTGGGCAGGCTGTTCTATCATCTATGTCCTTCAAATTATTCCGACCACCACTTTCGGTGTTATCCTAGTCGGGAGAAGCCATTTCCCTCTAGATCAAACTTGAGAATAAGAGGCTAAGAGCCAGATCTAGCGATGCATGGCTCCGTCGGCAATCTGGATAGTGTTATTTTTAGAAGGTTGATGGGGTCTGGCCGGCAAAACTGGTTCTGACCGCTCTATCCCAGAAGgatgaaaaataatgaatattCTCATTTTCGTGTCTGCGTTTTCCCAATGATAATCTAATCCTTCTAGAAAGTCAACTAGTCTGTAGCTAGTACTTAGCCTCCTTTTTGGAAGATTCTTGATATGAATTGTATCCTAGTGACATTAGAGCTGAATTGTAATCCCGGTGACGTTGGAGCATTAAAGCAACCCCGCAACATGTTTACTTATGCATGTACATGAAAAATCATCCGTTTTCAAACGCCGGGAAGAACTCTCAGCATTTATTGCGATTAATGGCAAATTCTCATAAGATTGCTGATTGATTAATTGAGTCTTTTGATATACATCACACCATTAGTTGTAGGGTTATGCAACCAGGTTGGTTCTATTTGGAAATGAGACCGAACCACCTTGAATATCGATTTGGTTCTAGGtaccaattttttggaaccagTGTGAAACTGGTTCGAAGTGAAGGATCAAATTTGGAACCTATTTCATAAAACCTAAAAATCCTTACTTTTCTTTCGGcatcttttttttgtctccctTTTTCTCTGTTCTCTACTGAGCCTTGCAACCCTTGCTCATTCCtgacttgcttttgcttgcccGTCCTCGgttatcttttactttgaatcgTTTATTGCTCACACTAGCTTTCTACAAAAAATGACACcgagaaaaggaacaaaagaaaaacggTGCCTTCAGTAAAGTCTAGAACTGGATTGGAAAAATAGGGTACTATAATATGGTAGgtttttctgaccaaaaaaaaaaaaaagaaaaaaaaagggcaggTTGTAGATTTACAATTTAGAACTTATTCATTTCGAAACCAATTACCCTAATTAGTTGTGCCCTCGACCAAATCCTACCATTTGTCATGGGTCAATTGAATATGACGTTCCTTAAGATTTCTCTCAAGTCAGCTTTGCACACGCGCTCAACTCACAAGGATCCTGTATGAAGAATGAAGCTCGAATTGTATTAACTTGTGAACTAGAGTGTCCAAGTGGGGGTCCCCTAATTTATACAAAGTATGAGTTTGATCTTGACTGTTGATTCTTCTTTGACCGAACAGTGGTATTTAAATCAAGAGGCCCTAGGCTATACTCAAGGGACGCCTGCCATGAAGAGCTGCAGGGTCAGGTCGTGGTCTCTTGAGTATTGTAAGGGTCGACAAGTCAGCTATAATTTACAGGGGTGGAAGTCATGAGCAGAATTGTGCATTCTTCAGCACTCCAGGCTCTCCATCGGTCCTACCCCTCGGTACATCTTATTCGCTCTTAGAAAGCGCTTGCTATTGGAGGAATCTGCACACCTGCTCtgtaggaaaaaaaatctagttTGCCGGAGCTTGGTCGACAAAGTCAATCCAGAGGGGCATCTTCCCTGCACGAAAGGAGGCTTTCCCGTTGCTTCCTGGAAATGAGGCCACTGATGGCTACGTCCACTTAGGACTCGTGGCCGGTGGTCCATTCATAGAAGCATACATTAGACAATGATGTGACGGTTTCTTGTTTGGTACTTCGAACGGGATATGTTTGTTTTACATCTCACCATTCTCAAAGCGTGCCGCCTCCTACATAAGTACCGTATTAGTTGTTATACTTGCAACATGACATGCCGGCTCGTCATAACTAGTTATTCTTCTTCATCCGACAATATCTGCATTTCAGATTCAGTGGTTTGGGGAAGTCAAAACGAACTTTCCGAGAGTCTAAAGATCAAGATGGGAGAGATTGGACCCTCTTGACTTATTCCTCCCTCTTCGCACTGTTTTTAGgtataattaaaaggaaaatgcttgCATTCATATGGTTAACAAGCGATATGTGTATTGGCCTCATTTTCGTAGAAGAATTTTTCTGCAGATAAATCGTGTATGAATAACTAATGTTTTTTTATACCGATGGTGAACGAGATAGTTTAGATGTCGGAATATCCAactcaaaaggtttaagattgagAAAGACCGCATGTGTATAAAATGCATATCTTTTAATACCCTTTCACATGTAAGTCGTTAAATTAAGAACCGAATTGAGAATAATACAcataatttgattaatgaaagttACACATGTGAAATAACCTGAACTTTACTATGATAATGTCTTAGAATAttcaattcaaaagtttaaattatcGTGGACAAGTAATGTGAATAGTTAATACAAGAGATCCTCCTTTGTATGTCAAGATTTGGGGAATATTCGAATGTCCCAAAATTAATGTaaaagtgcaaaagaaaaatctttggaatCGTTTTATAATTGCAAAAAGCTCAATATTCCGCAGTTTCACACCCACGCGCAGGCTGATGGGGCCGGTCTGGATCGACTGAATTCGTCCGCCCAACCGCGTTTGGCCTCCTCTTTTTATACATCTCtgcaaattctctctctctcaccccaaAGGAGAAGCTTCCCAGCTCCCATCCTTGAACGTTCCTCCGAACCTCTGCGAAGCCGAGCCGAAACTGCGAAGAGATGAAGATGGAGTATACAAGCCTCGAACTGCAGGTGATCTCCTGCGAGGACCTCAGGGCCTTCAACTTCTTCCAGAAGCTCTCGGTCTTCGTGACGGTGTCCATCGTCGCCGGCGACGACCCGAAGAAGCAGCTCCACCCGGCCCTCCAGCGGTGCCACAGGACGCCGACCAGCAAGGGCGGCCATCGCAACCCGGAGTGGAACCACGAGGTGGGTTTCGACCTGGCGGCCGTCTCGCCTCGGGACTATCCGGGCCTTTCTCTCAGGTTCGATGTGCGGCTTCCCAGCGTCGTTGGCAGCCGCTCGATCGGGGAAGTCCGCCTCTCGCTGCAGGAGTTGGTCGACGAGTTCCACGGGGCCGTCCAGTTCCGACGCTACCAGGTGAAGAACGATGGAAAAGTCATCGGGGTCTTGAATTTTAGGTACAAGTTGTGTGGGAAGAGCGACGAGGCCGGCAACGAAGTGGCTCGGGTCCAGCCTTCGTCTAAAGCTCCGGTTCCCGGTCATAATGCTACAAACTTCAGTTATCTGGAGTGGCCGTGCATGCCGCCCCAGACGCTGATCCAAGCGATATTGAACTATCAAACGTATTCTTCATCGTCGTTGGTACAAACAACCGACGAGAAGAACGTGAAAAAAAGCTTCGATGGGCTACGGCTATCGGCATTCGTGGTACTCCATGGTGGGACCACTGGAGAGGGCATGCTGATCGGATGGCGTCACTACTGATTTATCGGCGAATCCCGCAGCCGTCAAACTTCCCCCTTTTCTGCCGCTGCAAATTACAGTTCATGCTCCGCTTACCTTAGCTTAGAGCTTGGATTAGTAAGCATCGGCGTTGTTATGTGACGTTGCGTGAGTCTAGACTCTCTAGAGCAGGGTGATATAGGTAAATAAATGTATCTGGCTCTGGGTACTTTCATCTGTTCTCGATGTGACCATGGTTTCTCAACGAAGAACAGCATCTCGGTTTGCGTTCCACTTTCCTGTATATATTGGTCATAATATAGTACGGAAGATGTTCTTAAAGATTCAGCCTTTGTCATGAACTTTTCGAGCATTCGGTAAATCCTGCACGTTCCCTTTGTCCTAAGGCACATCAGTGGTTGTGCAAGCGCCCGAGCCATGGCTCCATTCCCTGTATATCTATAATTCTTTCGTCAAGCAATTTGAGCAAGCATTCAGTCTTTCTTTTACTAGTCCAA of the Eucalyptus grandis isolate ANBG69807.140 chromosome 10, ASM1654582v1, whole genome shotgun sequence genome contains:
- the LOC104422216 gene encoding probable 3-beta-hydroxysteroid-Delta(8),Delta(7)-isomerase; the protein is MEATQSPHPYIPRDLELPGYVPVLLSQSTILGVYGTASVLVIAFIWFVSGSPKRPTIDRILMCWWAFTGLTHMILEGYFVFSPEFFKDKSAFYLSEVWKEYSKGDSRYVGRDSVVVSVEGLTAVLEGPACLLAVYAIAKAKSYSYILQFAISLGQLYGTAVYFITALLEGDNFAASLLYYYAYYVVMNSFWIVIPMAISIRCWKKTCAAFNNQGQKKVKSR
- the LOC104422215 gene encoding uncharacterized protein LOC104422215, with translation MGALNLTIQVRNVPPAMTAADLATYFSFCGTVDKIQLQRNKDKPQSAQVTFRQPFAFRTALLLDNATVDEQPIRVSPWEGDIKDDQEETWHDPAALHPDEAVTPGGTTNIWDRTRDMLEEKYNLSERGQELVDQACSAIHTAENAAESFLSLLEDHPYVATGLMFVSGALYEAAKYAAQVAATTKRLISSITPGLKDLQA
- the LOC120288910 gene encoding uncharacterized protein LOC120288910: MKMEYTSLELQVISCEDLRAFNFFQKLSVFVTVSIVAGDDPKKQLHPALQRCHRTPTSKGGHRNPEWNHEVGFDLAAVSPRDYPGLSLRFDVRLPSVVGSRSIGEVRLSLQELVDEFHGAVQFRRYQVKNDGKVIGVLNFRYKLCGKSDEAGNEVARVQPSSKAPVPGHNATNFSYLEWPCMPPQTLIQAILNYQTYSSSSLVQTTDEKNVKKSFDGLRLSAFVVLHGGTTGEGMLIGWRHY